The Carassius carassius chromosome 28, fCarCar2.1, whole genome shotgun sequence region attttaatgaaatttgtGCACAATCTCCCCCTAATTCTCAAGTAGTAATGTCTGTACTTgtcttacactttttttttcttttttgggtgatttTCTCTAAATTCAAGTACTTTTTTGcgttacagtaatgagaatttacaggtgcatctcaatacattagaatgtcatggaaaagttcatttatttcagtaattcaactcaaattgtgaaacgagtattaaatcaattcaatgcacacagactgaagtagtttaagtctttggttcttttaattgtgatgattttggctcacatttaacaaaaacccaccaattcactgtcaacaaattagaatatgttgacatgctaatcagccaatcaactcaaaacacctgcaaaggtttcctgagcctttaagtggtctctcagtttggttcacaaggctacacaatcatggggaagactgtggATCTGAcaattgtccagaagacaatcattgacacccttcacaaggagggtaaaccacaaacattcattgccaaagaagctggctgttcacagagtgctgtatccaagcatgcttacaatgtcatctgctggtgttggtccattttgtttttttggagtacttcaatgcttccttctgctgaccagctttttgaagatgctgatttcattttccagcaggatttggcacctgctcacactgtcaaaagcaccaaaagttggttaatggaccatggtgttggtgtgcttgactggccagcaaactcatcagAACTGAACCCCATTGAGAATCTGTgggttattgtcaagaggaaaatgagaaacaagagaccaaaaaatgcagatgagctgaaggccactgtcaaagaaacctgggcttccatagcacgtcagcagtgccacaaactgatcacatcCATGCTACGTTGAATTGGggaagtaattaaagcaaaaggagtttggtgggtttttgttaaatgtgagccaaaataaattaaatgcacacaaactgaagtggtttatttaatacacaagtttcacaatttgagttgaattactgaaataaatgaaattttccatgacattctaattcattgagatgcacctgtatagtaaatgtactaaattcacatttcaataatgtcataaaaaatgaatataaaggaGCAAAATACAGAATTTGTAAGTGAAATAGTACCTGGACATGtttatgacaaggcttgtgataTCCAGtggacaatttattttaaaataaaacattacaccTTTATATAACAGACAACATTCTTCACACTTTAGTTTCTGATATCATCTGCACATTTCTGGCACAACTATTGTAAACTTAATTCTTGTGTTTTTTACAGTAGAAGAACTAGAATGTCTGGCCATGGATGAAGTGCTACATGTATGCAACAATATACTATAAGTGCTTGGACATGAGATATGACAAATAGACACACTTAaccacccccacccccaaaaCCCCCACATTTCTTATAGGAAGATTAGTCTGTGATATTTGCTCATGTCTTGTGGGGGGGGAAATCTTTTGAAGCATTTGCATGTATGGAGTCTCTTAACTCAGCGTTATCTATATGGCTATGACCttgaattaataatttttcaaGTGATTCTTTTAGATGTTTAAAGACAATtccttttttaatacaaaaatgaaaattctacactgttcaaaagttctaATCTTTATTTTCATTATGACCCCTCTGTCAGTCTGGGACCTGTGGACTGTGCTTTCTTATGTATTGTTTCCTTAGGAATGTCTTATTTGGCAATTGCCGCCATTCTACTTTTGTCCATACTTGCATATTCCTGTGTGGTTTCTTAAATTATGGGGACTTGGAAAAATGTATAGGTGGGCCCATCTCCCTAGGGATCAAAGAGGACCTATGTATGCAACCCCAGGACAATTTCCTCGGCTCTCCTTCCACATGACCTCCCTGTATTTCCAGTGGTTTAGGCCTCAAATGATGGCCCCTTTGTGTAAGTTGCATGATGTCCTTCACATGTTCATTATGGCTTTGACTGCTTgtccagagagagaggaagacacaCTAACAAATTAACAGAGAAAAGTCTGGAGAGGATGCTCGGAAGACTGTTTTAAAAACCCAAAGTTCTTCTGCAGTTCCTCTCTCAACGTTGTGCCCTGTCCTTTATGACCTTTTCTGCCTCCCCTTTAAATTTTTTCTATCTTTGTCCTTCAATCCTCATCTGTCCCTGCCGTTCCCCTCAGTCCATTCATACAGAAGGGCAGAGTTGGAGGAAAAGTGGGTTCAGCTGGAGAAAATCCACTGAAGGGAGGCAGAGAGGCGATCCTTTGCAAGTGGGGAAAGAAAGTAGGAGTTTTGGCCACATGGTCTGAGCGGTGCCCTTCAGCGTGAGCTGTAGACATCTCAGGTGGGGCGTAGCGAATAGTGCTGGGAGCATAGAGACTCTGAGGCCCCTGTGGGCCTAAAGCCAGGGGATGAAATAGCACACGTCCTGCAGCCCCACTAGCAGTCAGTCTCTGCAGCAGTTCGAAGTCCGGAGCACGCCCTCCGTGGATTGACCGATCATCTCTGGGCAGGGATGAGGCCAGAATGGATGGCGACAGGGTCGGGGAGGATGGGTTGAACAGACCCTTGGATGGAGCTTCTGTCGAGGTCGAGTTTTGAGGTTGGGAAGGTGGACTGCTGCCATTGGTTCCTCCACTGCTGGGTTGAGCTTGGCTCCAACGCCTTCCAGAACCTGCACCTACACTTGTTCCCATTACTTCTTGTTCAGTCTTAATATTCGACCCGGAACTGGTCACCACACTCTTAAGATGCTGGATCACTGCACGACCGTTGTGGATCTTACTTGCTCCATTGGCCCCGTTGCCTTGTTTCAACTGCCCCTCTTCGCTCTTCACCCGTTTTCTGGAGGGGTTGTGGTCCCATTCACTCTCCCTCTCATCGTCCTCTTCCACCTCGCTGTCGCTGGCTTGGTCCGAGGAGGTACATGGGCTTTCCTCTCTCTGCCGAAACACCTCCATCCGCCTCCTCACCTCAGGAGGACCGCTTTCAGCATTAGACTGGTGCGATCTCTTTCTGGTGTTCTCTGATCGGCTGGCAGCAGTGTTTGAGAAGGCTTCCTTCCCTTTGTGGTCTGTCTCGGTCCTGCCTTTCAATGGCTGTGTCCCTGCGGAGCCTGAAGTAAAGATAACTCTGCTGATTTGGGCTGCTGAATAACGTACTACCAGTGTGTGTATGGATAATTGTGTGAGGGGCTAAAAGCATACCTTGTGCCTTTGGAGAGGTGTCACGTGGGGAGGAGCTTGCTTGAAGTCTCTCTGCCCTCAGGCTTTCTGGGAGTTGTAATAAGTCCAAAGGCATGTCTGCCAGCTCTGGTCgactgaaaatacagaaaaaagtgtGTGAGCAGTTTACCTTCAGGAGCTTTACACATTTAACAGTCTAAATACTAAACTCTATGCCACAGGTTAACAGCGTTctccaattatttttatttattattattattattattattatttatttatttttattagaaaacTTTATTAATCCCTGAAAGGGGAAACTAATTTTGCCACCATTACACAATACAAacaacataaatataaacatacaaaaatgacatttagacattttACAACATAGTCTAAGAATGAttggtggaaaaaaaatatattaataattgcaGACAGATCAAAAGTTAAATGTATAATAGTTTGATCtaattaaaatgtacttattcACAGAGAAggtaatcccagaatgcattgcaacaagCAAACATCCAAGATGGCAGACAGATAAAAAGAAGTTCTATAACGTAGCAAAAAAATTGACATATTTAAAGTGAATTATTTGACCCAAAATTTGTGTAAGCGTAACCCCACCTTCCGGGTCCTTATCACCACACCTCGTTATTATTCCAAGTGGgtctcgaacccgggtctccagCATGGAGGCTAAAGACTGCAGCCACTAGCGGCAGCTGCTAGTGCGCCTCTTGAAACctgctggcctccgttacacttGCAATGTATTTTATACTTATTGGAGTACTGAGTCATTTACTTAGCAACATGTGCTAATGGCAAACTCTTAGGATCAGCTGTAAAAACTGAATTTCTCTTGTGTTGTGCAGCAGAACTGTTATTCTTCTGGTGCCAATAAATTACCTTTGCTGACTATGTTCCAAATCAGTCAAAAGAAGGTATCTTACAAGTAGGCAGCTACACAGTTCACTAAATTTTGGAACACAGTTTCCTCCTCATAGAGATTAACAGCACAGTAAGAGAAGTACTCACTTGTGATACCgcttctgaacacacacacacacatccactagAAAAGTCCTTCTGAACATGAACATGGCTCCAGCAGGGTGCTATAGAAGTTAATTAGCTCTCGTAATTACAAAGCTAATTAACTAAAACACCATTCAGCCAGAAAATTTTGACATCCATTTGGTGTAATTATATATCTCCAGTCCAATTATCACTGAAATTCAGccaatttttttcttgtttttgtctgACTTCTTTGAACGTGCACGCTTGTGTGATGAAGATAACTGTAGACAGATGGAGAGGACGAGCGCTTACGAGGGCCTCTGTGGAAACTctcaacacattaaaaaatgttatacTGTAGCACAGCactcaaaaacacaaacacacaaggtcACTTAGAAACTGACCTGAGCACATAGTTGACCCAGATGACGTTACGCTCATGGGGCGCTTTGTGGTTAATGGACACGGTGGCACACGACTGAATCCAGAGATACCCTCCTCTCCTTTGCAACCAGCGATAATACCCCGTCACAACCTGCCCTTTCCGCAGCACTAACAGAGaatgattaaaatatatagatttatatttagGTAAAGGAGTCTgaataaatattagattttaaaatgcaaaaaccaATGgctaaaaaaaagatacattttataaCCTGGATGTAGAGAAGAATTTCACAATTTGTTTATTTGGCTAGGGGGCGCTGTtgtcaaaatgtaaaatgtaaacagcAGCTTCAGGCTCTTAAACTGACAAAACCGCTACAGCTGATCTTTAATCATGAActaaaaaagtttctttttttcttttttttccattaattttattattaacctTGCAGCCACCCTCACTAAAGCTCTTTATATTTCCTTATCCAACAATCTACATAAAAGCCAATAGTCTACTGGTCATTATgacaaaataaaatccaatagCCATGTTTTTGAGTTCATGGCAtgaaacacataaataaaaaaatatatgatttctGTTATATGATATACAACCTTGAGAGATATTTGTGACATGTCATaagcttttttatttgtatttttttttagatggggCAAATAGATCACAAATCTTGACAGGCTTACAGTCTTCATGGCTCTGCCTGATGGTGTCCAGGTCTTCTGCATGGATGAAATGGTAGCAGGTGCGTCCAACCACCTCAGTTGGGCTCAGGTCCATATACTCTGAAATCCTACAAAATCCATACAAGTACACATATAAAAGTGACATTGTCTATAACGCTGGCATTTCAATTTGGCCAGTTTGCTGTATTAACATCCAATGAGTTTTTAGTTTGAGTGCATGTAAATTTGTATCTAACTTTTAAATCATTCTTTCAGCCATTTAGTGTAATTCTATTCCACAGGCTTGAGATGTAGTGTTGATGTCACAACACATATTTGGTACACATTATCATTTACACCAATAATGGGCAAACACTATGGCAAAGGTAGCAGAAAATATTGTAACTGAGACAGAGGCATGCTGGGAGTTTACCTGTTCTCACAGTAGGTGACCTGCAGGTCCATGTTGACTCTGGAGACAAACATTTGACTTTCCATGCGCACCTCATTGAGTGTGGAGGGTGGAAGCGTGTGAGCCAGAGCAACCAATCCCATTGGTCGATGCAAGGGGCGGGAGGAGCCTGGCACCAGGGCTGGCCGACACCGAATCCGACCTGTCACATGAATCACCTGATAAGAAATTAAATAAGCAGTTCAGTTTTGAAAACATTcaataatgaaattttttttttaaatgctaatatACTAGTCCACGTTTCCCAACCATATTCCATGAGCCCCCTACTAAATGATTGGCTAGTATTATTTACAATTCAATGAAAGACATTAAAACACTTCTTCATAAA contains the following coding sequences:
- the LOC132108185 gene encoding neuronal PAS domain-containing protein 1-like; protein product: MAAMPFVSEGKCVSVEWDFLQGLLAKPPTLPCLQNLRKEKSRNAARSRRGKENFEFFELAKMLPLPGAITSQLDKASIIRLTISYLHMRHFASQGDPPWSPLLEGENNCNKVRRTSHSLVTDIFEQHLGAHLLQSLDGFVFVVSQEGRFLYISETVSIYLGLSQVELTGSSVFDYIHPADHVEMAERLGIRPHLRAEAGCQTSHESASSSASTSSLAGTPEPAPSSPCSPGSELSERGFFIRMKSTLTKRGLHVKSSGYKVIHVTGRIRCRPALVPGSSRPLHRPMGLVALAHTLPPSTLNEVRMESQMFVSRVNMDLQVTYCENRISEYMDLSPTEVVGRTCYHFIHAEDLDTIRQSHEDLLRKGQVVTGYYRWLQRRGGYLWIQSCATVSINHKAPHERNVIWVNYVLSRPELADMPLDLLQLPESLRAERLQASSSPRDTSPKAQGSAGTQPLKGRTETDHKGKEAFSNTAASRSENTRKRSHQSNAESGPPEVRRRMEVFRQREESPCTSSDQASDSEVEEDDERESEWDHNPSRKRVKSEEGQLKQGNGANGASKIHNGRAVIQHLKSVVTSSGSNIKTEQEVMGTSVGAGSGRRWSQAQPSSGGTNGSSPPSQPQNSTSTEAPSKGLFNPSSPTLSPSILASSLPRDDRSIHGGRAPDFELLQRLTASGAAGRVLFHPLALGPQGPQSLYAPSTIRYAPPEMSTAHAEGHRSDHVAKTPTFFPHLQRIASLPPFSGFSPAEPTFPPTLPFCMNGLRGTAGTDED